One genomic region from Cataglyphis hispanica isolate Lineage 1 chromosome 11, ULB_Chis1_1.0, whole genome shotgun sequence encodes:
- the LOC126853104 gene encoding uncharacterized protein LOC126853104 isoform X2 produces the protein MNNEKAAKLASLTSCVSTMMDDEEQEELRCTGSDVEIEEYTDTEESPYVAYQAGGDKLFDTDRENWQKFRFLATLMSVAISVTVLVITYPLYLESVAVVSSAYTGLLFTALCSACILGMVYFIVDKVSPPPPLIPNSMRVRIPRCGLIKISTLYALSGILVTLSLDQNRVLCHLQDPIKGITLVFSLVYYFFFCRKMMSLQRIFSSTTIIVGLFISVDYGLCDEFRCRGREVSSHSTATGRGSWGIRAVWTFVYVGALAIFAMFYTLLERHYTTGQNVCQMLTTQHNSFLYTVSRLVSSRDIRRRGSEEEGGRLLHVTDPDPTIKPKSYPKPPVMQTLFYIHVIAFFAILTFCWLDTLPGIGRGLSPVKLYHTIEQGLICHFKGGKLCSNVSSHGWTFLFAYIVFSISMLNFLSLCESAVFSVATATVSLPLSGIWWSIYRMNVDIHGGFISWSPGVTGELICALLGLPVVLLGLGLLVRSHFRDTQLPYQTIQPPDIQPHEPCHR, from the exons AACAACGAGAAAGCCGCCAAGCTGGCGAGTCTAACGAGCTGCGTGTCGACGATGATGGACGACGAGGAACAGGAAGAACTCCGCTGCACCGGCAGCGACGTCGAGATCGAGGAGTACACCGACACCGAGGAGTCGCCATATGTCGCTTATCAGGCCGGTGGCGATAAACTGTTCGATACCGATCGCGAAAACTGGCAGAAGTTTCGCTTCCTAGCCACCCTCATGTCCGTCGCGATATCAGTTACCGTCCTCGTTATCACGTATCCGCTTTATCTCGAAAGCGTTGCCGTTGTCTCCAGCGCTTACACAG GACTCCTTTTCACTGCCCTGTGTTCCGCCTGCATTTTGGGGATGGTGTACTTTATCGTGGACAAAgtgtcgccgccgccgccgctgatACCGAACAGTATGCGAGTCAGGATACCCCGCTGCGGCCTGATCAAAATAAGCACTCTATATGCTCTCTCGGGCATCCTAGTCACCCTATCCCTCGACCAGAACAGAGTATTGTGCCACTTACAGGACCCAATAAAGGGCATTACTCTCGTCTTTTCCCTCGTCTATTACTTCTTCTTTTGTCGGAAAA TGATGAGCCTGCAGCGAATATTCTCGAGCACGACCATAATAGTGGGTCTATTTATAAGCGTCGATTATGGTCTCTGCGATGAGTTTCGTTGTCGTGGACGGGAAGTTTCCTCGCATTCGACTGCAACTGGTAGAGGATCCTGGGGCATCCGGGCAGTCTGGACGTTCGTTTACGTGGGCGCCCTCGCTATCTTCGCCATGTTTTACACCTTGCTTGAGCGACATTACACCACCGGG CAAAACGTGTGTCAAATGTTGACGACACAGCACAACTCGTTCTTGTACACGGTGTCTCGTCTGGTGTCCTCTCGCGATATTCGTCGTCGTGGCTCGGAGGAGGAGGGTGGTCGGCTGCTACACGTAACCGATCCAGATCCCACGATAAAACCAAAAAGTTACCCCAAGCCACCAGTGATGCAAACTCTCTTTTACATACATGTCATCGCTTTTTTTGCCATTTTGACGTTCTGCTGGCTCGACACTTTGCCCGGCATCGGTAGG ggTTTATCGCCCGTAAAGTTGTACCATACCATCGAGCAGGGACTGATATGCCATTTTAAAGGCGGCAAACTATGCTCGAACGTATCTAGTCACGGATGGACTTTTCTATTTGCTTACATCGTCTTCTCGATCTCGATGCTCAACTTCTTGTCTTTGTGCGAAAGTGCAGTGTTTAGCGTGGCCACCGCGACTGTGTCGCTTCCATTGTCTGGTATCTGGTGGAGTATTTACAGGATGAATGTCGACATACATGGAG GTTTCATCTCCTGGTCGCCAGGAGTGACGGGTGAGCTGATCTGCGCCTTGCTCGGTCTTCCCGTTGTGCTACTGGGTCTCGGTTTGCTCGTCCGATCACACTTCAGAGACACTCAGCTTCCTTACCAGACCATTCAACCGCCCGATATTCAGCCGCATGAGCCTTGTCATAGATGA
- the LOC126853104 gene encoding uncharacterized protein LOC126853104 isoform X4 has protein sequence MNNEKAAKLASLTSCVSTMMDDEEQEELRCTGSDVEIEEYTDTEESPYVAYQAGGDKLFDTDRENWQKFRFLATLMSVAISVTVLVITYPLYLESVAVVSSAYTGLLFTALCSACILGMVYFIVDKVSPPPPLIPNSMRVRIPRCGLIKISTLYALSGILVTLSLDQNRVLCHLQDPIKGITLVFSLVYYFFFCRKMMSLQRIFSSTTIIVGLFISVDYGLCDEFRCRGREVSSHSTATGRGSWGIRAVWTFVYVGALAIFAMFYTLLERHYTTGQQNVCQMLTTQHNSFLYTVSRLVSSRDIRRRGSEEEGGRLLHVTDPDPTIKPKSYPKPPVMQTLFYIHVIAFFAILTFCWLDTLPGIGRGLSPVKLYHTIEQGLICHFKGGKLCSNVSSHGWTFLFAYIVFSISMLNFLSLCESAVFSVATATVSLPLSGIWWSIYRMNVDIHGASL, from the exons AACAACGAGAAAGCCGCCAAGCTGGCGAGTCTAACGAGCTGCGTGTCGACGATGATGGACGACGAGGAACAGGAAGAACTCCGCTGCACCGGCAGCGACGTCGAGATCGAGGAGTACACCGACACCGAGGAGTCGCCATATGTCGCTTATCAGGCCGGTGGCGATAAACTGTTCGATACCGATCGCGAAAACTGGCAGAAGTTTCGCTTCCTAGCCACCCTCATGTCCGTCGCGATATCAGTTACCGTCCTCGTTATCACGTATCCGCTTTATCTCGAAAGCGTTGCCGTTGTCTCCAGCGCTTACACAG GACTCCTTTTCACTGCCCTGTGTTCCGCCTGCATTTTGGGGATGGTGTACTTTATCGTGGACAAAgtgtcgccgccgccgccgctgatACCGAACAGTATGCGAGTCAGGATACCCCGCTGCGGCCTGATCAAAATAAGCACTCTATATGCTCTCTCGGGCATCCTAGTCACCCTATCCCTCGACCAGAACAGAGTATTGTGCCACTTACAGGACCCAATAAAGGGCATTACTCTCGTCTTTTCCCTCGTCTATTACTTCTTCTTTTGTCGGAAAA TGATGAGCCTGCAGCGAATATTCTCGAGCACGACCATAATAGTGGGTCTATTTATAAGCGTCGATTATGGTCTCTGCGATGAGTTTCGTTGTCGTGGACGGGAAGTTTCCTCGCATTCGACTGCAACTGGTAGAGGATCCTGGGGCATCCGGGCAGTCTGGACGTTCGTTTACGTGGGCGCCCTCGCTATCTTCGCCATGTTTTACACCTTGCTTGAGCGACATTACACCACCGGG CAGCAAAACGTGTGTCAAATGTTGACGACACAGCACAACTCGTTCTTGTACACGGTGTCTCGTCTGGTGTCCTCTCGCGATATTCGTCGTCGTGGCTCGGAGGAGGAGGGTGGTCGGCTGCTACACGTAACCGATCCAGATCCCACGATAAAACCAAAAAGTTACCCCAAGCCACCAGTGATGCAAACTCTCTTTTACATACATGTCATCGCTTTTTTTGCCATTTTGACGTTCTGCTGGCTCGACACTTTGCCCGGCATCGGTAGG ggTTTATCGCCCGTAAAGTTGTACCATACCATCGAGCAGGGACTGATATGCCATTTTAAAGGCGGCAAACTATGCTCGAACGTATCTAGTCACGGATGGACTTTTCTATTTGCTTACATCGTCTTCTCGATCTCGATGCTCAACTTCTTGTCTTTGTGCGAAAGTGCAGTGTTTAGCGTGGCCACCGCGACTGTGTCGCTTCCATTGTCTGGTATCTGGTGGAGTATTTACAGGATGAATGTCGACATACATGGAG CTTCGCTGTAA
- the LOC126853104 gene encoding uncharacterized protein LOC126853104 isoform X1: MNNEKAAKLASLTSCVSTMMDDEEQEELRCTGSDVEIEEYTDTEESPYVAYQAGGDKLFDTDRENWQKFRFLATLMSVAISVTVLVITYPLYLESVAVVSSAYTGLLFTALCSACILGMVYFIVDKVSPPPPLIPNSMRVRIPRCGLIKISTLYALSGILVTLSLDQNRVLCHLQDPIKGITLVFSLVYYFFFCRKMMSLQRIFSSTTIIVGLFISVDYGLCDEFRCRGREVSSHSTATGRGSWGIRAVWTFVYVGALAIFAMFYTLLERHYTTGQQNVCQMLTTQHNSFLYTVSRLVSSRDIRRRGSEEEGGRLLHVTDPDPTIKPKSYPKPPVMQTLFYIHVIAFFAILTFCWLDTLPGIGRGLSPVKLYHTIEQGLICHFKGGKLCSNVSSHGWTFLFAYIVFSISMLNFLSLCESAVFSVATATVSLPLSGIWWSIYRMNVDIHGGFISWSPGVTGELICALLGLPVVLLGLGLLVRSHFRDTQLPYQTIQPPDIQPHEPCHR; the protein is encoded by the exons AACAACGAGAAAGCCGCCAAGCTGGCGAGTCTAACGAGCTGCGTGTCGACGATGATGGACGACGAGGAACAGGAAGAACTCCGCTGCACCGGCAGCGACGTCGAGATCGAGGAGTACACCGACACCGAGGAGTCGCCATATGTCGCTTATCAGGCCGGTGGCGATAAACTGTTCGATACCGATCGCGAAAACTGGCAGAAGTTTCGCTTCCTAGCCACCCTCATGTCCGTCGCGATATCAGTTACCGTCCTCGTTATCACGTATCCGCTTTATCTCGAAAGCGTTGCCGTTGTCTCCAGCGCTTACACAG GACTCCTTTTCACTGCCCTGTGTTCCGCCTGCATTTTGGGGATGGTGTACTTTATCGTGGACAAAgtgtcgccgccgccgccgctgatACCGAACAGTATGCGAGTCAGGATACCCCGCTGCGGCCTGATCAAAATAAGCACTCTATATGCTCTCTCGGGCATCCTAGTCACCCTATCCCTCGACCAGAACAGAGTATTGTGCCACTTACAGGACCCAATAAAGGGCATTACTCTCGTCTTTTCCCTCGTCTATTACTTCTTCTTTTGTCGGAAAA TGATGAGCCTGCAGCGAATATTCTCGAGCACGACCATAATAGTGGGTCTATTTATAAGCGTCGATTATGGTCTCTGCGATGAGTTTCGTTGTCGTGGACGGGAAGTTTCCTCGCATTCGACTGCAACTGGTAGAGGATCCTGGGGCATCCGGGCAGTCTGGACGTTCGTTTACGTGGGCGCCCTCGCTATCTTCGCCATGTTTTACACCTTGCTTGAGCGACATTACACCACCGGG CAGCAAAACGTGTGTCAAATGTTGACGACACAGCACAACTCGTTCTTGTACACGGTGTCTCGTCTGGTGTCCTCTCGCGATATTCGTCGTCGTGGCTCGGAGGAGGAGGGTGGTCGGCTGCTACACGTAACCGATCCAGATCCCACGATAAAACCAAAAAGTTACCCCAAGCCACCAGTGATGCAAACTCTCTTTTACATACATGTCATCGCTTTTTTTGCCATTTTGACGTTCTGCTGGCTCGACACTTTGCCCGGCATCGGTAGG ggTTTATCGCCCGTAAAGTTGTACCATACCATCGAGCAGGGACTGATATGCCATTTTAAAGGCGGCAAACTATGCTCGAACGTATCTAGTCACGGATGGACTTTTCTATTTGCTTACATCGTCTTCTCGATCTCGATGCTCAACTTCTTGTCTTTGTGCGAAAGTGCAGTGTTTAGCGTGGCCACCGCGACTGTGTCGCTTCCATTGTCTGGTATCTGGTGGAGTATTTACAGGATGAATGTCGACATACATGGAG GTTTCATCTCCTGGTCGCCAGGAGTGACGGGTGAGCTGATCTGCGCCTTGCTCGGTCTTCCCGTTGTGCTACTGGGTCTCGGTTTGCTCGTCCGATCACACTTCAGAGACACTCAGCTTCCTTACCAGACCATTCAACCGCCCGATATTCAGCCGCATGAGCCTTGTCATAGATGA
- the LOC126853104 gene encoding uncharacterized protein LOC126853104 isoform X3 has translation MMDDEEQEELRCTGSDVEIEEYTDTEESPYVAYQAGGDKLFDTDRENWQKFRFLATLMSVAISVTVLVITYPLYLESVAVVSSAYTGLLFTALCSACILGMVYFIVDKVSPPPPLIPNSMRVRIPRCGLIKISTLYALSGILVTLSLDQNRVLCHLQDPIKGITLVFSLVYYFFFCRKMMSLQRIFSSTTIIVGLFISVDYGLCDEFRCRGREVSSHSTATGRGSWGIRAVWTFVYVGALAIFAMFYTLLERHYTTGQQNVCQMLTTQHNSFLYTVSRLVSSRDIRRRGSEEEGGRLLHVTDPDPTIKPKSYPKPPVMQTLFYIHVIAFFAILTFCWLDTLPGIGRGLSPVKLYHTIEQGLICHFKGGKLCSNVSSHGWTFLFAYIVFSISMLNFLSLCESAVFSVATATVSLPLSGIWWSIYRMNVDIHGGFISWSPGVTGELICALLGLPVVLLGLGLLVRSHFRDTQLPYQTIQPPDIQPHEPCHR, from the exons ATGATGGACGACGAGGAACAGGAAGAACTCCGCTGCACCGGCAGCGACGTCGAGATCGAGGAGTACACCGACACCGAGGAGTCGCCATATGTCGCTTATCAGGCCGGTGGCGATAAACTGTTCGATACCGATCGCGAAAACTGGCAGAAGTTTCGCTTCCTAGCCACCCTCATGTCCGTCGCGATATCAGTTACCGTCCTCGTTATCACGTATCCGCTTTATCTCGAAAGCGTTGCCGTTGTCTCCAGCGCTTACACAG GACTCCTTTTCACTGCCCTGTGTTCCGCCTGCATTTTGGGGATGGTGTACTTTATCGTGGACAAAgtgtcgccgccgccgccgctgatACCGAACAGTATGCGAGTCAGGATACCCCGCTGCGGCCTGATCAAAATAAGCACTCTATATGCTCTCTCGGGCATCCTAGTCACCCTATCCCTCGACCAGAACAGAGTATTGTGCCACTTACAGGACCCAATAAAGGGCATTACTCTCGTCTTTTCCCTCGTCTATTACTTCTTCTTTTGTCGGAAAA TGATGAGCCTGCAGCGAATATTCTCGAGCACGACCATAATAGTGGGTCTATTTATAAGCGTCGATTATGGTCTCTGCGATGAGTTTCGTTGTCGTGGACGGGAAGTTTCCTCGCATTCGACTGCAACTGGTAGAGGATCCTGGGGCATCCGGGCAGTCTGGACGTTCGTTTACGTGGGCGCCCTCGCTATCTTCGCCATGTTTTACACCTTGCTTGAGCGACATTACACCACCGGG CAGCAAAACGTGTGTCAAATGTTGACGACACAGCACAACTCGTTCTTGTACACGGTGTCTCGTCTGGTGTCCTCTCGCGATATTCGTCGTCGTGGCTCGGAGGAGGAGGGTGGTCGGCTGCTACACGTAACCGATCCAGATCCCACGATAAAACCAAAAAGTTACCCCAAGCCACCAGTGATGCAAACTCTCTTTTACATACATGTCATCGCTTTTTTTGCCATTTTGACGTTCTGCTGGCTCGACACTTTGCCCGGCATCGGTAGG ggTTTATCGCCCGTAAAGTTGTACCATACCATCGAGCAGGGACTGATATGCCATTTTAAAGGCGGCAAACTATGCTCGAACGTATCTAGTCACGGATGGACTTTTCTATTTGCTTACATCGTCTTCTCGATCTCGATGCTCAACTTCTTGTCTTTGTGCGAAAGTGCAGTGTTTAGCGTGGCCACCGCGACTGTGTCGCTTCCATTGTCTGGTATCTGGTGGAGTATTTACAGGATGAATGTCGACATACATGGAG GTTTCATCTCCTGGTCGCCAGGAGTGACGGGTGAGCTGATCTGCGCCTTGCTCGGTCTTCCCGTTGTGCTACTGGGTCTCGGTTTGCTCGTCCGATCACACTTCAGAGACACTCAGCTTCCTTACCAGACCATTCAACCGCCCGATATTCAGCCGCATGAGCCTTGTCATAGATGA
- the LOC126853133 gene encoding uncharacterized protein LOC126853133, whose amino-acid sequence MPVCLGTDCTGAIEFRILTKDRIEDALAVQQQSMRQECIAIGMGMYQDPGAPEEMQLVFREVIKDGCTVIAVDRSDRVVAVAFNKLHVPPKPGETDSFALFIENNIKHRSCRDLIEFLDNVESRVDIFQKYNARGAMEIFYIGTDPECQARGIGRQITDKSLEVARGLRARKLKQICVADKIVNEYVRPEVAFAVAASIYSQRIMETLNFETLAELRYEDYIRGGERMSDRIGDVHRTVKFVARKL is encoded by the exons ATGCCCGTCTGTCTCGGCACCGATTGCACCGGCGCCATCGAATTCAGGATCCTTACCAAGGACCGGATCGAGGACGCCTTGGCCGTGCAACAGCAATCGATGCGCCAGGAGTGCATCGCGATCGGCATGGGAATGTACCAGGATCCCGGTGCACCTGAAGAGATGCAACTGGTGTTCAGAGAGGTCATCAAAGACGGATGCACGGTGATCGCGGTCGATCGATCGGACCGCGTTGTCGCCGTGGCATTCAACAAGTTACAC gtGCCTCCTAAGCCGGGAGAAACGGATTCCTTCGctctttttatagaaaataacatCAAACATCGCTCGTGCCGGGATCTGATTGAGTTCCTCGACAAT GTGGAATCGCGAGTAGACATCTTTCAAAAGTACAACGCGCGCGGTGCCAtggaaattttctatataggCACAGATCCGGAATGTCAGGCTCGCGGAATCGGTCGACAAATCACGGACAAGAGTCTCGAAGTCGCACGCGGATTACGCGCCAGGAAGCTGAAGCAGATCTGCGTAGCCGATAAAATCGTCAACGAATATGTGCGACCGGAAGTAGCGTTCGCCGTCGCTGCCTCGATTTACAGCCAACGAATCATGGAAACGCTGAACTTTGAGACTCTCGCCGAGTTGCGATACGAAGATTATATACGCGGTGGTGAAAGAATGTCGGACAGGATAGGTGACGTACACAGGACGGTCAAATTTGTCGCTCGCAAACTTTGA
- the LOC126853119 gene encoding arylalkylamine N-acetyltransferase-like 2 isoform X1 produces MGSVPHLRKTRKRMPSYRPWGSTEDGRIEFESLTDETLEGALDVIRKSFFVYESVSKAVDLNSEPGACKELEELCLNAAKDGVSVVAIDTTSNEVVGVCFNKIQVFDSSSEKSYFERFSDNCQYKSSKCLVDFMRNVDSRINLFKHYNVSCILELMFLATHPAYGKRRIGELLVISSLELGKELKHGKNVRTSVTIHDNDELTNVDEKPTLASAIMTSNYSQRIATKLHFDQLMEISYDEFEFNGKKFSEKIDQEHQKCVLVAKRLA; encoded by the exons ATGGGATCAGTTCCTCATCTGCG CAAAACACGCAAAAGGATGCCCTCTTATCGGCCTTGGGGCTCGACGGAGGATGGTCGGATAGAATTTGAATCTTTAACAGACGAAACCTTGGAGGGTGCTCTCGACGTGATAAGGAAGAGCTTCTTCGTCTACGAATCCGTGTCTAAAGCTGTGGACTTGAATTCTGAACCGGGAGCATGCAAAGAACTTGAAGAACTTTGTTTGAATGCGGCTAAGGATGGCGTCAGTGTAGTGGCTATTGATACCACCAGTAACGAGGTTGTTGGCGTCTGcttcaataaaattcaa GTATTCGATAGCAGTTCGGAAAAGAGCTACTTTGAGCGCTTCAGCGACAACTGCCAATATAAATCATCCAAGTGTTTGGTGGACTTTATGAGAAACGTTGATTCAAGGATAAATCTCTTCAAGCATTACAATGTCAGTTGCATCCTCGAGCTCATGTTCCTGGCGACTCATCCCGCTTACGGGAAACGACGTATAGGTGAGCTGCTCGTTATTTCATCATTAGAACTTGGCAAGGAACTGAAACATGGTAAAAATGTGAGGACATCTGTCACGATACATGATAACGACGAGTTGACAAACGTCGACGAGAAGCCAACCTTGGCTTCCGCAATTATGACATCCAATTACTCGCAACGAATTGCTACAAAACTCCATTTCGATCAGTTGATGGAAATTTCCTACGATGAATTCGAATTCAATGGTAAGAAGTTCAGCGAGAAAATAGATCAAGAACACCAAAAGTGCGTCTTAGTGGCCAAGAGACTCGCGTAA
- the LOC126853119 gene encoding arylalkylamine N-acetyltransferase-like 2 isoform X3 produces the protein MPSYRPWGSTEDGRIEFESLTDETLEGALDVIRKSFFVYESVSKAVDLNSEPGACKELEELCLNAAKDGVSVVAIDTTSNEVVGVCFNKIQVFDSSSEKSYFERFSDNCQYKSSKCLVDFMRNVDSRINLFKHYNVSCILELMFLATHPAYGKRRIGELLVISSLELGKELKHGKNVRTSVTIHDNDELTNVDEKPTLASAIMTSNYSQRIATKLHFDQLMEISYDEFEFNGKKFSEKIDQEHQKCVLVAKRLA, from the exons ATGCCCTCTTATCGGCCTTGGGGCTCGACGGAGGATGGTCGGATAGAATTTGAATCTTTAACAGACGAAACCTTGGAGGGTGCTCTCGACGTGATAAGGAAGAGCTTCTTCGTCTACGAATCCGTGTCTAAAGCTGTGGACTTGAATTCTGAACCGGGAGCATGCAAAGAACTTGAAGAACTTTGTTTGAATGCGGCTAAGGATGGCGTCAGTGTAGTGGCTATTGATACCACCAGTAACGAGGTTGTTGGCGTCTGcttcaataaaattcaa GTATTCGATAGCAGTTCGGAAAAGAGCTACTTTGAGCGCTTCAGCGACAACTGCCAATATAAATCATCCAAGTGTTTGGTGGACTTTATGAGAAACGTTGATTCAAGGATAAATCTCTTCAAGCATTACAATGTCAGTTGCATCCTCGAGCTCATGTTCCTGGCGACTCATCCCGCTTACGGGAAACGACGTATAGGTGAGCTGCTCGTTATTTCATCATTAGAACTTGGCAAGGAACTGAAACATGGTAAAAATGTGAGGACATCTGTCACGATACATGATAACGACGAGTTGACAAACGTCGACGAGAAGCCAACCTTGGCTTCCGCAATTATGACATCCAATTACTCGCAACGAATTGCTACAAAACTCCATTTCGATCAGTTGATGGAAATTTCCTACGATGAATTCGAATTCAATGGTAAGAAGTTCAGCGAGAAAATAGATCAAGAACACCAAAAGTGCGTCTTAGTGGCCAAGAGACTCGCGTAA
- the LOC126853119 gene encoding arylalkylamine N-acetyltransferase-like 2 isoform X2: MSKTRKRMPSYRPWGSTEDGRIEFESLTDETLEGALDVIRKSFFVYESVSKAVDLNSEPGACKELEELCLNAAKDGVSVVAIDTTSNEVVGVCFNKIQVFDSSSEKSYFERFSDNCQYKSSKCLVDFMRNVDSRINLFKHYNVSCILELMFLATHPAYGKRRIGELLVISSLELGKELKHGKNVRTSVTIHDNDELTNVDEKPTLASAIMTSNYSQRIATKLHFDQLMEISYDEFEFNGKKFSEKIDQEHQKCVLVAKRLA, from the exons ATGAG CAAAACACGCAAAAGGATGCCCTCTTATCGGCCTTGGGGCTCGACGGAGGATGGTCGGATAGAATTTGAATCTTTAACAGACGAAACCTTGGAGGGTGCTCTCGACGTGATAAGGAAGAGCTTCTTCGTCTACGAATCCGTGTCTAAAGCTGTGGACTTGAATTCTGAACCGGGAGCATGCAAAGAACTTGAAGAACTTTGTTTGAATGCGGCTAAGGATGGCGTCAGTGTAGTGGCTATTGATACCACCAGTAACGAGGTTGTTGGCGTCTGcttcaataaaattcaa GTATTCGATAGCAGTTCGGAAAAGAGCTACTTTGAGCGCTTCAGCGACAACTGCCAATATAAATCATCCAAGTGTTTGGTGGACTTTATGAGAAACGTTGATTCAAGGATAAATCTCTTCAAGCATTACAATGTCAGTTGCATCCTCGAGCTCATGTTCCTGGCGACTCATCCCGCTTACGGGAAACGACGTATAGGTGAGCTGCTCGTTATTTCATCATTAGAACTTGGCAAGGAACTGAAACATGGTAAAAATGTGAGGACATCTGTCACGATACATGATAACGACGAGTTGACAAACGTCGACGAGAAGCCAACCTTGGCTTCCGCAATTATGACATCCAATTACTCGCAACGAATTGCTACAAAACTCCATTTCGATCAGTTGATGGAAATTTCCTACGATGAATTCGAATTCAATGGTAAGAAGTTCAGCGAGAAAATAGATCAAGAACACCAAAAGTGCGTCTTAGTGGCCAAGAGACTCGCGTAA